In the Alkaliphilus oremlandii OhILAs genome, one interval contains:
- a CDS encoding S-layer homology domain-containing protein: MKRKSIIIFTVLFTLFSISNFVFAGSSSNFTDISNHWAKENIEILVKEEAINGYKDNTFKPDNTMTRAEFTKILVSLLHGEQDIAETGHWAGWYMEKAFEEGYAIRTEFGGYDVEITRGEIARMISRALKEDPTDIEKLKKQIVDFSQIPFEYQEHVAKVYAAGIITGYPDGEFKPNNTATRAEATTMLLRFLDPSKRQVPIEKPIEVKPEQPKNYKEITDLSVSKPFKDLNLGGTTKTEGIPTEDGSTFEKAYYGTVKDFPIRVGNFVITGIETNKGADKLDPYGFSKLYLKGYALSDGTLAYLHSGYVDNQNQYRFRGMIRQSQASYDFLKKHYADIVGLTHLGVKDKVPFTTMFALESANDWEFDSNQYKFKLSQVDHIVFYDYLNTDKTFLLIENPFK, encoded by the coding sequence ATGAAAAGAAAAAGCATAATAATATTTACCGTATTATTTACTTTGTTTTCAATATCTAATTTCGTATTTGCAGGGTCTAGTTCAAATTTTACAGACATTAGTAACCACTGGGCTAAGGAAAACATTGAGATCTTAGTTAAAGAAGAAGCTATTAATGGATATAAGGATAATACATTTAAGCCTGATAATACAATGACTAGAGCAGAGTTTACAAAGATTTTAGTTTCCTTGCTTCATGGAGAACAAGATATAGCAGAAACAGGACATTGGGCTGGATGGTATATGGAGAAAGCTTTTGAAGAAGGGTACGCCATAAGAACTGAATTTGGAGGTTATGATGTTGAAATAACACGAGGTGAAATAGCTAGAATGATTTCCAGAGCTTTAAAGGAAGATCCAACAGACATAGAAAAACTTAAAAAGCAAATAGTAGATTTTTCTCAAATACCTTTTGAATACCAGGAACACGTTGCTAAGGTATACGCAGCAGGAATTATAACAGGTTATCCCGATGGAGAGTTCAAGCCTAATAATACAGCTACTAGAGCCGAAGCTACTACAATGCTGTTAAGATTTTTAGATCCATCCAAAAGGCAAGTACCTATAGAAAAACCTATCGAAGTAAAACCTGAGCAGCCTAAAAACTATAAAGAAATCACAGATTTATCTGTAAGTAAACCATTTAAGGATTTAAACTTAGGTGGAACTACTAAAACAGAGGGAATCCCTACGGAAGATGGATCAACCTTTGAGAAAGCATATTACGGTACCGTAAAGGATTTCCCTATTCGAGTAGGTAACTTTGTTATCACTGGAATAGAGACCAATAAAGGTGCAGATAAATTAGATCCTTACGGATTTTCTAAATTATATTTAAAAGGATATGCTTTATCGGATGGTACTTTGGCTTATTTACATTCTGGCTATGTAGATAATCAAAATCAATATAGATTCAGAGGTATGATAAGACAAAGTCAAGCATCCTATGATTTTCTAAAAAAGCATTACGCTGATATTGTAGGTCTAACACATCTAGGAGTAAAAGATAAAGTCCCTTTTACGACCATGTTTGCTCTTGAAAGTGCAAATGATTGGGAGTTTGATAGTAATCAGTACAAGTTTAAATTAAGCCAAGTAGATCATATCGTGTTTTATGATTATTTAAATACTGATAAGACTTTTCTACTGATAGAGAATCCATTTAAATAA
- a CDS encoding ORF6N domain-containing protein, translating into MNDLILKGKFNLDDMEFCHIEGGFGRGKKSMLAKDIAQIHKKTIDEINRAVNRNRKRFKDNIDIIDLKDTNFVTHLMSNGIYTQNAMNRSNNIYLLSERGYAKLLKILEDDFAWEQYEKLVDGYFNMRELIEEKQVLAESIKTDKIDIHKEKLDKAMVTSNYLVEYVKSMSGYMPSHLLESFTTAIQAVNIDIVDSLKKMNKFNQPESRQ; encoded by the coding sequence ATGAATGATCTAATTTTAAAAGGTAAATTTAATTTAGATGACATGGAATTTTGTCATATTGAAGGTGGATTTGGAAGAGGCAAAAAATCTATGTTAGCAAAAGATATAGCACAAATACATAAAAAAACTATAGATGAAATAAATAGAGCCGTTAATAGAAACAGAAAAAGATTTAAGGATAATATAGATATTATTGATTTAAAAGACACTAATTTCGTTACTCACTTAATGAGTAACGGAATTTATACCCAAAATGCAATGAATAGAAGTAACAATATCTACTTACTATCTGAGCGAGGTTATGCGAAATTATTGAAAATTTTAGAAGATGACTTTGCATGGGAGCAATATGAAAAATTAGTCGATGGCTATTTTAACATGAGAGAATTAATTGAGGAGAAACAAGTTTTGGCTGAATCTATCAAAACAGATAAAATAGATATACATAAAGAAAAACTGGACAAAGCAATGGTTACATCGAACTATCTAGTTGAATATGTAAAATCTATGAGTGGATACATGCCTAGTCACTTATTAGAGAGCTTCACCACAGCAATACAAGCAGTTAATATAGATATTGTAGATTCGCTTAAAAAGATGAATAAGTTTAATCAACCAGAAAGCCGCCAATAA
- a CDS encoding ribbon-helix-helix protein, CopG family — protein MSDKKIGRPTNNPKTERITVRLDSESTDILNKYCKQENIAERAEAIRRGIKKLKDDLREK, from the coding sequence GTGTCTGATAAAAAAATAGGTCGTCCTACTAATAATCCCAAAACTGAACGTATTACTGTGAGATTAGATAGTGAATCAACCGATATATTAAACAAATATTGTAAGCAAGAAAATATTGCAGAGCGTGCAGAAGCAATTCGAAGAGGGATTAAGAAGTTAAAAGATGATCTAAGAGAAAAATAA
- a CDS encoding DUF4062 domain-containing protein translates to MNYGNSGRLPTVFVSSTCYDLKQIRKDIKDFIEHHLGFDAILSEYDSFPLDPNIGNIQNCIRIVRERADIFILVVGNRYGHITGNGKSITNLEYINARAKGIPIYVFVDKSLLNVLPIWKNNPTIDLTNIVDTPKLFEFIDDLRGKENIWVHEFESAQDIIKTLKRQIGYLFYDSLILRQQVNKKNLSSKVINLDGESLKIVLEKPVGWEYILLGNIMATKFKQSEDLKRDLKYGISFGQVQNLNEINEFLNWIVDKNSELILVTSALSSLFNNAIPIAMGEPGEPGDVEQIIYVGERLGTIYEKFLNWGLDFKRISVNDEWKEVKNTLSRMWESPISDLESYCAKYSEAMNRLALIPHDSEESIELDLTLTLNEPDLTEFYRELNIVRARYGLL, encoded by the coding sequence ATGAATTATGGAAATAGTGGACGATTACCAACTGTATTTGTAAGCTCTACTTGTTATGATTTAAAACAAATTAGAAAAGATATAAAGGATTTTATTGAACATCATTTAGGTTTTGATGCTATATTATCAGAGTATGATTCTTTCCCTTTAGATCCTAATATAGGAAATATACAAAATTGTATTAGAATCGTTAGGGAAAGGGCAGATATTTTTATTTTAGTTGTTGGTAATCGATACGGTCATATTACAGGGAATGGGAAGTCTATAACAAATTTAGAGTATATTAATGCCAGGGCAAAAGGAATACCTATTTATGTGTTTGTAGATAAAAGTTTGTTGAATGTTCTTCCAATATGGAAAAACAATCCTACTATTGATTTGACTAACATAGTAGATACGCCCAAACTTTTTGAATTTATAGATGACCTTCGTGGTAAAGAAAACATTTGGGTACATGAATTTGAAAGTGCACAAGATATAATAAAAACACTTAAAAGACAAATTGGTTATCTTTTCTACGATTCTTTAATATTACGACAACAAGTGAACAAAAAAAATCTTTCTTCTAAAGTAATAAATTTAGATGGAGAATCGTTAAAAATTGTACTAGAAAAGCCAGTTGGTTGGGAATATATACTGTTAGGAAATATTATGGCTACTAAATTTAAACAATCAGAAGACTTAAAAAGAGATCTGAAGTATGGAATTTCTTTTGGACAGGTACAAAACCTAAATGAAATTAATGAATTTCTTAATTGGATAGTAGATAAAAATTCTGAACTTATATTGGTGACAAGTGCATTGTCCTCTTTATTTAATAATGCAATTCCTATAGCCATGGGAGAACCCGGCGAACCTGGAGATGTCGAACAAATTATTTATGTAGGAGAACGATTGGGAACTATTTATGAAAAATTTCTAAACTGGGGACTAGATTTTAAAAGAATATCAGTTAATGATGAATGGAAAGAAGTTAAGAATACACTTTCAAGAATGTGGGAATCTCCAATTAGTGATTTAGAAAGTTACTGTGCAAAATATTCTGAAGCAATGAATAGACTTGCATTAATTCCTCATGACAGTGAAGAGTCTATTGAGTTAGACCTAACACTTACTTTAAATGAGCCAGATTTAACAGAATTTTATAGAGAGTTAAATATTGTGAGAGCTAGATATGGTTTACTATGA
- a CDS encoding nucleotidyltransferase domain-containing protein, whose product MEKLEEIERDNQIKILYAVESGSRGWGFESKDSDYDVRFIYIHKPEWYLSIQDRRDVIELPINELLDINGWDIKKALMLYKKSNPTLLEWLSSPIVYMEYSDFIRKLRILTQEYFSSKSCIYHYLHMAEGNYREYLKGETVRIKKYFYVLRPIMACMWVERYGTQPPMLFKDLMDSLQLENDLVNEIDQLLVRKKAGEEMNEEKQIKIINEFLDEKISYFKDYVKSLDMRSETGFDGLNQLFRDILTEAWENNY is encoded by the coding sequence ATGGAGAAGTTAGAAGAAATAGAAAGAGATAATCAAATCAAAATTCTTTATGCAGTAGAATCTGGTAGTAGGGGATGGGGATTTGAGTCTAAAGACAGTGATTATGATGTAAGATTTATTTATATTCATAAGCCTGAATGGTATCTTTCTATTCAAGATAGAAGAGATGTAATAGAATTACCGATTAATGAACTATTGGATATCAATGGATGGGATATTAAAAAAGCCTTGATGTTATATAAAAAATCTAATCCAACACTACTTGAATGGTTAAGTTCACCAATTGTATATATGGAGTATTCAGATTTTATCAGGAAATTAAGGATATTAACACAAGAATATTTTTCTTCAAAGTCCTGTATTTATCACTATTTACATATGGCAGAAGGCAACTATAGAGAATATCTTAAAGGCGAAACGGTTCGAATCAAAAAGTATTTTTATGTATTAAGACCAATAATGGCATGCATGTGGGTTGAGAGATATGGGACTCAACCACCGATGTTATTTAAGGATTTGATGGATTCATTACAATTAGAGAATGATCTTGTTAATGAGATAGATCAATTGTTAGTACGAAAAAAAGCAGGGGAAGAGATGAATGAAGAGAAGCAAATTAAAATAATTAATGAATTTCTGGATGAAAAAATTAGCTATTTTAAGGATTACGTTAAATCGTTAGATATGAGAAGTGAGACTGGATTTGACGGATTAAACCAATTGTTTAGAGATATATTAACTGAAGCATGGGAGAACAATTACTAA
- a CDS encoding IS3 family transposase, producing the protein MYKEVEESSKKRQISVNSVLKVLGVSSSGYYDYLKRQDSNQKIRKQQIKQEIIEIYNESKQIYGAPKITSILRSRGYVIAEKTVGNYMRELGIKAIWVSPYKRTTIDPDFDNKLKNILDRNFSPNAPNTVWVTDITYVWTVSEFVYLTTVMDLFSRRVIGWHLSDTLCVEGVLRAINKAKSSRKLDTPIIIHSDRGVQYVSKAYIDATPAGKFIRSYSKKGTPWDNAVIESFHALIKREWLNRFVIRHISHAQELIFEYVEAFYNTKRIHSYCEMSSPYDFEDKYVG; encoded by the coding sequence ATCTACAAAGAAGTAGAAGAATCATCTAAGAAGCGCCAGATTTCAGTTAACAGTGTGCTTAAAGTGCTAGGCGTTTCATCTTCTGGATACTATGATTACTTGAAAAGGCAAGATTCAAATCAAAAAATTAGAAAACAGCAGATTAAACAAGAAATTATAGAGATTTACAATGAATCCAAACAAATATATGGAGCACCCAAAATTACATCTATACTGCGAAGCAGAGGTTACGTTATCGCAGAGAAAACTGTTGGAAACTATATGCGTGAGCTAGGAATTAAGGCAATCTGGGTAAGTCCATACAAAAGGACGACAATTGATCCAGATTTTGATAATAAACTTAAAAATATTCTAGATAGAAATTTTTCACCTAACGCACCTAACACCGTTTGGGTAACAGACATTACCTATGTATGGACAGTAAGCGAGTTCGTTTACTTAACAACAGTAATGGATCTATTCTCACGAAGAGTTATAGGCTGGCACCTCTCAGATACCCTTTGTGTGGAAGGAGTACTAAGAGCCATTAACAAAGCGAAATCATCTAGGAAATTAGATACTCCGATAATTATTCACAGTGACAGAGGTGTGCAATATGTATCAAAAGCGTATATTGATGCAACACCAGCAGGCAAATTTATTCGAAGCTATTCAAAAAAGGGAACCCCTTGGGACAATGCTGTAATTGAGTCTTTTCATGCTCTAATAAAAAGAGAATGGCTCAACAGATTCGTCATAAGGCATATTAGTCATGCCCAAGAACTTATTTTTGAATATGTCGAAGCATTTTACAATACAAAGAGAATTCACAGTTATTGCGAGATGTCTTCACCATATGATTTCGAGGATAAATATGTTGGTTAG
- a CDS encoding transposase, which yields MGTKKQYSAEFKQDAVNYYYSSGKSIKEAAEDLKISTTGLNNWIQNAKKNDGVVNHRGSGNYSSDAEKEIARLKKELRDKEDALEILKKAIGILNKD from the coding sequence ATGGGAACTAAAAAACAGTACAGCGCAGAGTTTAAACAAGATGCAGTTAATTATTATTATTCATCTGGCAAATCAATCAAAGAAGCAGCAGAGGATCTAAAAATTAGCACCACAGGTCTTAATAATTGGATTCAAAATGCCAAGAAGAATGATGGTGTAGTAAATCATAGAGGTTCTGGCAATTATTCATCAGATGCAGAAAAAGAAATTGCAAGACTAAAAAAAGAACTAAGAGATAAGGAAGATGCACTTGAAATACTAAAAAAGGCCATAGGCATACTGAACAAAGATTAA
- a CDS encoding DsrE family protein, with product MLEYKVIFHIDEINKWKLLLGNVSNLLNGIDNEKLYIEVLANSEAVKYYDTNQDLDVDINTMESLNKKGVKFVACNNALKAYDIKQENIIHFIDIVPAGVVELVKKQSEGYFYLKP from the coding sequence ATGCTGGAATATAAGGTTATATTTCATATTGATGAGATTAATAAGTGGAAACTTTTATTAGGAAATGTTAGTAACTTGTTAAATGGTATAGATAATGAGAAGTTATATATTGAGGTTTTGGCTAATTCAGAGGCAGTTAAGTATTATGATACAAATCAAGATTTAGATGTTGACATTAATACTATGGAAAGTTTAAATAAAAAAGGTGTAAAATTTGTAGCCTGTAACAATGCATTAAAGGCATATGATATTAAGCAAGAAAATATTATTCACTTTATAGATATTGTTCCTGCTGGAGTTGTTGAACTTGTAAAAAAACAAAGTGAAGGATATTTTTATTTAAAACCATAG
- a CDS encoding DNA cytosine methyltransferase: MRTINFLDLFAGAGGLSEGFLRAGFEPVAHIELDANACKTLKTRSIYHYLKKNDMLDLYRTYQKTYNKSEDVKDKAIEKLLSYIPKDQLEPVMNIEISEKTLPYIFQEIDCRLKHMEHEGIDLIIGGPPCQAYSLVGRARDENNMEDDPRNYLYKLYIRFLNKYKPKAFIFENVPGILTAFKGNLFRNLQAYMRRVGYNIQARKMDAKDFGVLQSRKRVIIIGWRKDLEFDYPIFESDDKEFTVNNLLEDLPKINSGEIYDKFRYRKKINKYLQNTQLRVEDDIITHHIARPNNERDLEIYRIAVETWNRERARIKYTDLPERLMTHNNLTSFLDRFKVVAGDEKYSHTVVAHISKDGHHYIHPDIEQNRSITVREAARIQSFPDDYYFEGPRTSNFVQIGNAVPPLMAEKLAYWFKEKFEII; the protein is encoded by the coding sequence GTGAGAACTATAAACTTTTTAGATTTATTTGCAGGCGCAGGAGGATTGTCAGAAGGATTTCTAAGAGCAGGATTTGAACCTGTTGCACATATAGAATTAGATGCAAATGCGTGCAAAACATTAAAAACAAGATCTATTTATCATTATCTCAAGAAGAATGATATGTTAGATTTGTACAGAACATATCAGAAGACTTATAACAAGAGTGAGGATGTAAAAGACAAGGCCATAGAGAAACTTTTATCATATATTCCTAAAGATCAATTGGAGCCTGTAATGAACATCGAGATTTCGGAAAAAACATTGCCATATATATTTCAAGAAATTGATTGCAGATTAAAACATATGGAACACGAAGGAATCGATTTAATAATAGGTGGACCGCCATGTCAAGCCTATTCGCTGGTTGGAAGAGCAAGAGATGAAAATAACATGGAAGACGATCCGAGAAATTATTTATACAAACTATATATAAGATTCTTAAATAAATATAAGCCGAAGGCTTTTATTTTTGAAAATGTGCCAGGAATATTGACAGCTTTTAAAGGCAATTTATTTAGAAACCTTCAAGCATATATGAGAAGAGTAGGATATAATATTCAAGCTCGTAAGATGGATGCAAAAGATTTTGGAGTCTTGCAAAGTAGGAAAAGGGTGATTATTATTGGCTGGAGAAAAGATTTGGAATTTGATTATCCTATATTTGAATCTGATGATAAGGAGTTCACTGTAAATAATCTGTTAGAAGATCTTCCGAAGATTAATTCAGGAGAAATTTATGATAAGTTTAGATATAGAAAAAAAATTAATAAATACCTTCAAAACACACAATTGAGAGTCGAAGATGATATCATTACTCATCATATTGCAAGACCGAACAATGAAAGAGACTTGGAGATTTATAGAATAGCTGTTGAGACATGGAACAGAGAGAGAGCTAGAATTAAATATACAGATTTACCCGAACGATTAATGACGCACAATAACCTAACATCATTTCTGGATAGATTTAAGGTAGTTGCAGGTGATGAAAAATATTCACACACTGTAGTCGCACATATTTCAAAGGATGGACATCATTATATCCATCCCGATATTGAACAAAATAGGTCTATTACAGTTAGGGAAGCAGCAAGAATACAATCATTCCCCGATGATTACTATTTTGAAGGACCTAGAACCTCTAATTTTGTTCAAATAGGGAATGCAGTACCTCCATTAATGGCAGAAAAGCTTGCATATTGGTTTAAAGAAAAATTTGAAATTATATAA
- a CDS encoding ATP-binding protein, with protein sequence MKESIAFKPRARLMSQLGEQLIKDENIAVLELIKNSYDADAKEVKVTMQNLDDPLAGTIIIEDNGDGMSLDTVKNYWMEPGTDNKEKKLQDMIKKDIRSKLNRLPMGEKGIGRFGVHKLGNKITLITCSEGEDEVYLQIDWSIFDSSKYLSDIPIEIIERPPTQKFLNNSSTGTKIIIEKLKTSWTRGKVRELYRSMNSLNSPFKAIDSFKVNLDIDKKEWLKGLLEYEDIKDYSLFKAKMILSGDKIRDYEYHFTPWKSMKKLDERYNRADKIDMVEEIRVKTDKGKNRKELKPIDLSEYKIGDVEIELLSFDLDSSILKMEVTDVKGLKEYLKINGGIFVYRDNIRIYSLGENDWLDLDRSRVNAPGDKLSTNLVLGSVSIKRDASSDLQEKTNREGFIEDDAYDIFKKAVSFAVEKFERDRAQDKQHIKKYHGSTSKSEPVIAEVDKLKKKVEKKITDEELKREIFGCLNNIEKDYKHITEVYQKSSSAGLSMSVVLHEIDKIISELEHAIVAERASEHVQLLVKRLGTLTDGYASVVKSKTIKHFDLKKMINQALFMVDFRLSAHEVTIEKQYINKQDEFKIKGNESLIASIIINIIDNAIWWLHYAKITNKKMFFDITRDIPGYLSVIIADNGKGFTIPTDIATRPFITDKPGGMGLGLHLASELMKQHGGDLFFPEFNDLQLPDEYEHGAIIALSFKEE encoded by the coding sequence TTGAAAGAGTCTATAGCATTTAAACCAAGAGCAAGGCTTATGTCCCAATTAGGAGAACAGTTAATAAAAGATGAGAATATTGCAGTTTTAGAATTAATAAAAAATTCTTATGATGCTGATGCAAAAGAAGTTAAAGTAACTATGCAAAATTTAGACGATCCATTAGCCGGTACTATAATTATTGAAGACAATGGAGATGGAATGTCTTTAGATACGGTAAAAAATTATTGGATGGAACCGGGAACCGATAATAAAGAAAAAAAATTGCAAGATATGATAAAAAAGGATATACGTAGCAAATTAAATAGATTGCCAATGGGAGAAAAAGGCATAGGTAGGTTCGGAGTACATAAGTTAGGTAATAAAATTACGCTAATAACTTGTTCAGAGGGTGAAGATGAAGTTTATTTACAAATTGATTGGTCAATATTTGACTCCAGCAAGTATTTATCAGATATCCCGATAGAGATTATAGAACGTCCTCCTACGCAAAAATTCCTAAACAATAGTTCCACGGGTACTAAGATTATCATTGAAAAACTTAAAACTAGTTGGACTAGAGGAAAAGTAAGGGAATTATATCGCTCAATGAATTCTTTAAATTCACCATTTAAAGCGATAGATTCATTCAAGGTTAATTTGGATATTGATAAAAAAGAATGGTTGAAGGGATTATTAGAATATGAAGATATTAAAGATTATTCACTATTTAAAGCTAAAATGATATTATCAGGAGATAAAATAAGAGATTATGAATATCATTTTACGCCTTGGAAATCCATGAAAAAACTTGATGAAAGATATAATAGAGCTGATAAAATTGACATGGTAGAGGAAATTAGAGTTAAAACAGATAAGGGTAAAAATAGGAAGGAACTTAAGCCCATAGATTTGAGTGAGTATAAAATAGGGGATGTTGAAATAGAATTACTAAGTTTCGACTTAGATTCATCAATACTAAAAATGGAAGTAACAGATGTAAAGGGGTTAAAAGAATATCTAAAAATTAATGGAGGCATATTTGTTTATCGTGATAATATTAGGATCTATTCATTAGGGGAAAACGATTGGTTAGATTTGGATCGAAGTCGTGTAAATGCTCCAGGGGATAAATTAAGTACTAATTTAGTATTAGGAAGTGTTAGTATAAAGCGTGATGCTAGCTCTGACTTACAAGAAAAAACAAATAGAGAGGGTTTTATCGAAGATGATGCATACGATATATTCAAGAAGGCAGTTAGCTTTGCAGTAGAGAAGTTTGAGAGAGATAGAGCACAGGATAAACAACATATAAAAAAATATCATGGGAGCACATCAAAATCGGAACCTGTTATAGCAGAAGTAGATAAACTTAAAAAGAAGGTAGAAAAAAAGATAACTGATGAAGAGTTAAAGAGAGAGATATTTGGTTGCTTAAACAATATTGAGAAAGATTATAAGCATATTACAGAGGTTTATCAAAAAAGTTCAAGTGCAGGATTAAGTATGAGTGTAGTTTTGCATGAGATTGATAAAATCATTTCAGAACTGGAACATGCTATTGTTGCAGAGCGTGCATCGGAACATGTACAACTTTTAGTAAAGAGACTAGGTACTTTAACGGATGGCTATGCTTCAGTTGTTAAGTCTAAAACAATAAAGCACTTTGATCTAAAAAAAATGATAAATCAAGCTTTGTTTATGGTAGATTTTAGATTGTCTGCCCATGAGGTTACCATTGAAAAGCAGTATATAAATAAGCAAGATGAATTTAAAATAAAAGGTAATGAAAGTCTTATTGCAAGTATTATAATAAATATTATAGATAATGCAATATGGTGGCTTCACTATGCTAAGATAACTAATAAAAAAATGTTTTTTGATATTACACGTGATATACCAGGTTATCTAAGTGTAATCATTGCAGACAATGGAAAAGGCTTCACAATACCAACAGATATTGCAACAAGACCATTTATAACAGATAAACCAGGGGGAATGGGCTTAGGTCTTCACTTAGCAAGTGAACTAATGAAACAACATGGAGGAGATCTTTTCTTTCCAGAATTTAATGATCTACAACTACCAGATGAATATGAACATGGAGCAATAATAGCTCTTTCGTTTAAGGAGGAATAA
- a CDS encoding putative holin-like toxin, whose protein sequence is MDTYQAISLMITFGMLLISLISLIVNLTKDNNKGKK, encoded by the coding sequence ATGGATACATATCAAGCAATATCATTAATGATTACGTTTGGAATGTTATTAATATCGCTAATCTCCTTAATTGTTAACCTAACAAAGGATAACAACAAAGGAAAAAAATAA
- a CDS encoding SAF domain-containing protein, with protein MRMKAKLNSRLLRIGACCLVLAMIITAYTFDQMKKASQPEPTESIAYFADNLIRGMVLRESDIKMKDTPISMVPADAIRNKKELVDRELTVDVSKDEFALINKTTVRGEIREDVEAMWEIGIEVKEISDFLGSQIKIDEYYALLFADPITNEKYPINKVKVTGLVDTTGKAIHPNSEGLPKVVIMAVETEEEMLEIASYKMKGLFELTRPPKDWEYNSLEDEMYRINE; from the coding sequence ATGCGTATGAAAGCAAAGTTAAATAGCAGATTATTAAGAATAGGAGCATGCTGCTTGGTATTGGCCATGATCATAACTGCATATACCTTTGATCAGATGAAAAAAGCTTCACAGCCAGAACCAACAGAGAGTATTGCATATTTTGCTGATAATTTAATTAGAGGAATGGTTTTAAGAGAATCTGATATCAAGATGAAGGATACACCAATTTCTATGGTTCCTGCTGATGCCATCAGGAATAAGAAAGAGCTGGTGGATAGGGAGCTAACTGTAGATGTAAGCAAGGATGAATTTGCTCTTATAAATAAGACTACAGTAAGAGGAGAAATAAGAGAAGATGTTGAAGCTATGTGGGAGATCGGAATTGAGGTAAAGGAAATATCGGACTTTTTAGGATCACAGATAAAAATAGATGAGTACTACGCCCTTTTATTTGCAGATCCAATTACCAATGAAAAATATCCTATTAATAAAGTGAAGGTTACAGGGTTAGTTGATACCACAGGAAAAGCAATTCATCCGAATAGTGAAGGGCTTCCTAAAGTAGTCATAATGGCAGTAGAAACAGAAGAAGAAATGCTCGAAATAGCAAGCTATAAAATGAAGGGGTTATTTGAACTTACTAGACCACCGAAGGATTGGGAATATAATTCTTTAGAAGATGAGATGTATCGTATTAACGAGTAA